In the genome of Bacteroidia bacterium, one region contains:
- a CDS encoding DUF5686 and carboxypeptidase regulatory-like domain-containing protein: MKRHGYFCISILHLFLVFILFALPCFAQKKYEVAGIIKDSATKEVMPFVGISILDSAQNIVVNLETDADGKFKTTLPNGRYTLLTQWIGYKNKSVPFKVAGKNITDWEILIVEDKAGITLSEIVVRAKENPAYRIIRLANENRKKNNRLIPYMQFTAYHKLSVQLDGLDKKFFEQRLVKPAKEKLLKTLVDSTFTDTSRTSMVVFIRESVTDNYVKAPNMRKEILKASRSSGSFDQETMNFLSLANLDLNFYENYVTILDKSFMSPIADGCFAFCVYEQLDTIIHAPGDSTYRIRVYAKTPRDLVFHGIIEINSKTWALTKLDLTVPDKANINFIENLNTKQEFEYVNGYYVPKRFESSMGIRQKYKGYGVSARTVSYFFDYKFDNPKPNSFFDGELFALDENAKKIAEDDTTFWNKYRKDTLSKKEKLGFGLIDTLATLNFVQIYIKTYRFLSSGRIRLGKYLAIGPFYTLASLNGLEGLRVRLGVKTTSAVKKLFVYTYAAYGFKDKQWKYQGLADYEFSTQPWLLLGYSHTRDIETPGIQGFTLAQTNILAPFFRRTDLEGLNYYTENKIYFKTRPVNGIDLTLNALTKTFEPSYPFLFEYKEKGTTTFRTTYFNAELQLEGRFSFKEKFMGKGRDRVVIANKYPVIYTTLSAGIRNVWGSDFEYQKISIAVTQRVRTPPFGFIRYYASSGKLFGTVPFPLLHVLKGNVTFIHLSDGFNLMNVNEFVADRYSTLIMEHHLEGIIMNRIPVLKWLKLREFWTLHIAEGSLTPANRAMTLVSLQPLRAPSGLYIEAGCGIENILKVLRVDFVWRLTNRIPNRANFGVQIQAAVSF; this comes from the coding sequence GTGAAAAGACACGGTTATTTCTGCATTTCTATACTCCATCTTTTTTTAGTTTTTATTTTGTTTGCCTTGCCTTGTTTTGCACAAAAAAAGTACGAAGTGGCAGGGATTATCAAAGACTCTGCGACTAAAGAAGTCATGCCATTTGTAGGAATTTCCATTTTAGACTCTGCTCAAAATATTGTTGTCAATTTAGAAACCGATGCGGATGGTAAGTTCAAAACTACTTTACCTAATGGCAGATACACTTTACTCACACAATGGATAGGATACAAAAATAAGTCTGTACCGTTCAAAGTGGCAGGAAAGAACATTACAGATTGGGAAATACTGATTGTTGAAGACAAAGCAGGAATTACGCTAAGCGAAATTGTAGTTCGGGCTAAAGAAAATCCTGCTTACCGAATTATTCGACTAGCAAATGAAAACCGCAAAAAAAACAACAGGCTGATTCCGTACATGCAATTTACAGCATATCACAAATTGAGTGTACAGTTGGATGGTTTGGATAAAAAATTTTTTGAGCAACGTTTAGTCAAGCCTGCAAAAGAAAAACTTCTCAAAACTTTGGTAGACTCTACCTTCACAGATACTTCACGGACAAGCATGGTTGTCTTTATCCGAGAGAGTGTAACCGATAACTATGTCAAAGCGCCGAATATGCGCAAAGAAATTCTTAAAGCCAGCCGAAGCTCAGGCTCTTTTGACCAAGAAACTATGAATTTCCTATCTTTGGCAAATCTTGACCTCAATTTTTATGAGAACTATGTAACAATCTTGGATAAAAGTTTTATGAGCCCCATTGCAGATGGATGCTTTGCTTTTTGTGTATATGAACAGTTGGATACTATTATCCATGCTCCTGGCGATTCTACTTATCGCATTAGAGTATATGCAAAAACGCCAAGAGACTTAGTCTTTCATGGAATTATTGAAATTAACAGCAAAACTTGGGCATTGACTAAACTCGATCTCACTGTACCTGACAAAGCTAATATCAACTTCATAGAAAACTTGAATACAAAGCAAGAGTTTGAGTATGTCAATGGTTATTACGTACCTAAGCGATTTGAGAGCAGCATGGGGATTCGTCAGAAATACAAGGGCTATGGAGTTTCTGCACGAACCGTTTCATATTTCTTTGACTACAAATTTGATAATCCTAAACCGAATTCGTTTTTTGATGGGGAATTATTTGCTTTGGATGAAAATGCCAAAAAAATCGCCGAGGATGATACTACCTTTTGGAACAAATATCGCAAAGACACATTGAGCAAAAAGGAAAAGTTAGGTTTTGGCTTGATTGATACTTTGGCTACGCTCAACTTTGTACAAATTTACATTAAAACTTATCGCTTTTTAAGTAGTGGTAGGATAAGGTTAGGAAAATACCTTGCCATAGGTCCTTTTTATACTTTGGCTTCTTTAAATGGTTTAGAGGGGCTTAGAGTGCGATTAGGGGTCAAAACTACTAGTGCAGTAAAAAAACTTTTTGTCTATACCTACGCAGCTTATGGCTTTAAGGATAAACAATGGAAATATCAAGGATTGGCAGACTATGAGTTTTCTACTCAACCGTGGTTACTATTAGGCTATTCGCATACACGAGATATAGAAACACCAGGAATTCAAGGTTTTACTTTGGCACAAACTAACATTTTAGCCCCCTTTTTCAGAAGAACGGATTTAGAAGGACTTAACTATTACACGGAAAATAAAATTTATTTCAAAACGCGCCCTGTCAATGGCATAGACCTTACACTCAACGCTCTGACCAAGACTTTTGAACCAAGTTATCCTTTCTTATTTGAGTACAAAGAAAAAGGCACAACTACCTTTCGCACTACCTATTTTAACGCCGAACTTCAACTAGAAGGGCGATTCTCTTTCAAAGAGAAATTTATGGGCAAAGGAAGAGATAGAGTAGTAATTGCTAATAAATATCCTGTTATTTATACTACGCTTAGTGCAGGGATTCGCAACGTTTGGGGAAGTGATTTTGAATATCAAAAAATTAGTATAGCAGTTACACAACGTGTGAGGACACCACCTTTTGGTTTTATTCGCTATTATGCTTCATCGGGCAAGCTCTTTGGTACTGTGCCTTTTCCGCTTTTACACGTTCTTAAAGGAAATGTAACTTTCATTCATCTTTCTGATGGCTTTAATCTCATGAATGTAAATGAGTTTGTAGCTGATAGGTACAGTACGTTAATTATGGAGCATCATTTAGAGGGCATCATTATGAATAGAATTCCTGTGCTTAAATGGCTTAAACTTCGTGAGTTTTGGACTTTGCACATTGCAGAAGGTTCGCTTACCCCAGCTAATAGAGCGATGACTCTTGTTTCTTTACAGCCCTTACGAGCACCTAGTGGGCTATACATAGAAGCAGGTTGCGGCATTGAGAATATTCTCAAAGTACTTAGAGTGGATTTTGTGTGGCGCTTAACTAACCGAATTCCTAACAGGGCTAATTTTGGCGTACAAATTCAAGCCGCAGTCAGTTTTTAA
- a CDS encoding FAD-binding protein has translation MPIGYHKVDSSDIAYFEKIVGSKEIILPNQEKYEKYLSDHTEDYVFYPDIVLKPNTVEQVSQILSYCNEKKIPVTARGAGTGLSGGSLCVCGGVCLSVENFNRIIEIDTSNFQAVVEPGVITQVFQEAVIEKGLFYPPDPSSRGSCFMGGNIAHNSGGPRAVKYGVVKDYILGLEVVLADGSVIQTGARTLKNSTGYNLTALIIGSEGTLGIVTKIFVKLIPYPKFRLCLLVPFYQELQACDAVAAIFHAGIIPSALEFMEYEAIQWAQQYTGIQMFNDSDIRAHLLIEVDGNNLENLYQDCEQIHKVLENYQIGQVLFADSADTQTHLWKLRRSIGEAVKRNSIYKEEDTVVPRAKLATLLQGVKEIGRRYEFRSICYGHAGDGNLHINIVKENMSDEKWKNVLPKAIREIFELCHSLGGTISGEHGIGYVQRPYLDIVFDPVQINLMKKIKSAFDPNHILNPEKIFL, from the coding sequence ATGCCTATTGGGTATCACAAGGTAGATAGCAGTGATATAGCTTATTTTGAAAAGATTGTAGGTTCAAAAGAGATTATTTTGCCTAATCAAGAGAAGTATGAAAAGTATTTATCTGACCATACGGAAGATTATGTTTTTTATCCTGATATTGTTTTGAAGCCTAACACAGTGGAGCAGGTTTCGCAAATTTTGTCTTATTGTAACGAAAAAAAAATTCCTGTAACTGCGCGTGGAGCAGGCACGGGGCTAAGTGGAGGTTCTCTATGTGTATGCGGAGGAGTGTGTTTGAGTGTAGAAAATTTTAATCGGATTATAGAAATAGACACGTCTAACTTTCAAGCTGTTGTAGAACCAGGCGTTATTACACAAGTTTTTCAAGAAGCAGTAATAGAAAAAGGTTTATTTTACCCCCCTGACCCTTCTAGCAGGGGAAGCTGTTTTATGGGCGGGAATATTGCTCATAATTCTGGAGGTCCAAGAGCGGTAAAGTATGGTGTAGTCAAAGATTATATTTTAGGCTTAGAGGTCGTTTTAGCTGATGGAAGTGTCATTCAAACGGGAGCAAGAACTTTGAAAAATTCCACAGGTTACAATTTAACGGCTTTAATTATAGGTTCGGAAGGCACATTGGGAATAGTTACTAAAATTTTTGTCAAACTCATTCCATATCCTAAATTTAGACTTTGTTTGTTAGTTCCTTTTTATCAAGAGTTGCAGGCTTGTGATGCTGTGGCAGCTATTTTTCACGCAGGGATTATCCCTTCTGCGTTAGAGTTTATGGAGTACGAAGCTATACAGTGGGCGCAGCAATACACAGGTATTCAAATGTTTAATGATTCAGATATACGTGCCCATTTGCTCATTGAAGTAGATGGGAATAATTTAGAAAATTTGTACCAAGACTGCGAGCAGATACACAAAGTGTTGGAAAATTATCAAATAGGTCAAGTTTTGTTTGCCGATAGTGCAGATACTCAAACACATCTTTGGAAGCTGCGCAGAAGCATCGGTGAAGCAGTTAAACGAAATTCTATTTACAAAGAAGAGGATACCGTAGTGCCGCGAGCAAAATTAGCAACTTTGCTTCAAGGCGTAAAGGAAATAGGTAGAAGGTATGAATTTCGTTCTATTTGTTATGGTCATGCAGGTGATGGAAATTTACACATCAATATTGTAAAAGAAAACATGTCTGATGAAAAGTGGAAAAATGTTTTACCAAAGGCAATAAGAGAAATATTTGAGCTATGTCATTCTTTGGGGGGAACTATTTCAGGCGAGCATGGTATTGGCTATGTTCAAAGACCTTATTTAGATATTGTTTTTGACCCTGTACAAATTAACTTGATGAAAAAAATTAAGTCTGCTTTTGACCCTAATCATATTCTCAACCCTGAAAAAATATTTTTGTAG
- a CDS encoding competence/damage-inducible protein A, whose translation MKPIEIEILTIGEEILIGQTINTNAAWIGEKLNEIGLKVHRHTTITDNKEIIKNTLSEIAQRSDVILITGGLGATSDDVTKKALCEYFNVGVVRNENVLTHIREIYLRRNRALNAAMESQADLPTNCTCIFNSVGVAPGMWFEENGTIYVSMPGVPYEMKEMMQSFVLPELKKRFAEQVIYHHRIWIASLGESYIAEKLEKVEKELPQHIQLAYLPQIGIVQLRFTAVGSQENELKKQCLEIEKEIRSIFGDAVVGVGDNVTLQGIVGEILQQKKLTISTAESCTGGYVAHLITSVPGSSVYFKGSIVSYDTQVKIAQLNVNPKDIAEYSVVSEKVAIQMAEGVRKRLQTDVAISTTGIAGPDGGTTENPVGTVWIGYADKDISFAKRFVFEKDRLRNIQRAALMALDIARKHLVQKHGNVN comes from the coding sequence GTGAAACCAATAGAAATAGAAATTCTTACCATAGGGGAAGAAATTCTCATCGGACAGACCATTAACACAAATGCTGCTTGGATAGGCGAAAAATTAAATGAGATTGGTCTAAAAGTTCATAGACATACCACAATTACAGACAATAAAGAGATTATCAAAAATACTTTGAGCGAAATAGCACAGCGATCTGATGTAATTTTAATTACAGGAGGGTTAGGCGCCACAAGCGATGATGTTACTAAAAAGGCTTTATGTGAATACTTTAATGTAGGAGTAGTCCGAAATGAGAACGTATTAACACATATTAGGGAAATTTACTTGCGTAGAAATAGAGCTCTAAATGCTGCAATGGAGTCCCAAGCAGATTTACCTACCAACTGTACTTGTATTTTTAACTCTGTGGGGGTAGCCCCTGGAATGTGGTTTGAAGAAAATGGGACTATTTATGTCTCTATGCCTGGGGTACCGTATGAGATGAAAGAAATGATGCAGTCTTTTGTTTTACCTGAACTCAAAAAACGGTTTGCTGAACAAGTTATCTATCATCATAGAATTTGGATAGCATCCTTGGGAGAAAGCTACATTGCAGAAAAGTTAGAAAAGGTAGAGAAAGAGCTACCACAGCATATTCAATTAGCTTATTTGCCCCAAATTGGAATAGTACAACTGCGCTTTACGGCAGTAGGTAGTCAAGAAAATGAACTTAAAAAGCAATGCTTAGAGATAGAAAAAGAGATAAGATCAATTTTTGGTGATGCCGTAGTAGGCGTAGGTGATAATGTTACTTTACAAGGAATTGTAGGAGAAATTTTACAACAAAAAAAACTGACTATATCGACTGCGGAAAGTTGTACAGGTGGTTATGTTGCACATTTAATTACCTCTGTACCAGGCAGTTCTGTATATTTCAAGGGAAGTATTGTATCTTACGATACACAGGTCAAAATAGCACAGCTTAATGTTAATCCAAAAGATATAGCTGAATATAGTGTAGTAAGCGAAAAAGTAGCTATTCAAATGGCAGAGGGCGTGAGAAAACGCCTACAAACTGATGTGGCTATTAGCACCACAGGAATAGCAGGACCTGATGGAGGTACAACAGAGAATCCCGTAGGTACAGTTTGGATAGGTTACGCAGATAAAGATATAAGTTTTGCTAAACGTTTTGTGTTTGAAAAGGATAGACTACGTAACATTCAAAGAGCTGCTTTAATGGCATTAGATATAGCCCGAAAGCATTTGGTACAAAAACACGGAAATGTAAATTAG
- the truA gene encoding tRNA pseudouridine(38-40) synthase TruA yields MPKYAIQLSYVGTRYAGWQSQKNAVSVQNKLDQALSIVLKEEIETVSSSRTDTGVHAKQQFCHFEYSLPLPKNIVRQLNGILPNDIAVQVIYQVPDTFHARFDAIYRSYEYHVIQQKDPFLYQRAYFLTRPLNIELMNQGANFLLSQSNFKSFCKVKSETKSYICKLRYAYWKEIAPKHLIFYISSNRFLYGMVRAIVGTLIELGEEKITLTQLEEITYSQNRREAKYSAPAEGLFLTEVAYPWDWNQFPCWK; encoded by the coding sequence ATGCCCAAGTACGCTATACAACTTTCTTACGTTGGAACAAGGTATGCAGGTTGGCAAAGTCAAAAAAATGCAGTTTCTGTGCAAAATAAATTAGACCAAGCGCTTTCCATAGTGTTGAAAGAAGAAATAGAAACAGTAAGTTCAAGCAGAACAGACACAGGAGTACATGCTAAACAACAATTTTGTCATTTTGAGTATAGCTTACCTTTACCTAAAAACATAGTGCGTCAATTGAATGGAATTTTACCTAATGATATTGCTGTTCAAGTTATTTACCAGGTTCCTGATACTTTTCATGCCCGTTTTGATGCTATATACCGAAGTTATGAATATCATGTAATACAGCAAAAAGACCCTTTTTTATATCAAAGAGCATACTTTTTAACTCGCCCATTAAATATTGAATTGATGAATCAAGGCGCCAATTTTTTGCTATCCCAGTCTAATTTTAAGTCATTTTGCAAAGTAAAATCTGAAACTAAAAGTTACATTTGCAAACTGAGATATGCCTATTGGAAAGAAATAGCACCTAAGCATCTTATTTTTTACATTTCATCCAACCGTTTTTTATATGGAATGGTACGAGCTATTGTAGGTACGCTTATAGAGTTGGGCGAGGAAAAAATTACTCTTACCCAGCTTGAAGAAATTACATACAGCCAGAATAGAAGAGAAGCTAAGTACTCTGCACCTGCCGAAGGTTTATTTTTGACAGAAGTAGCTTACCCTTGGGATTGGAATCAATTTCCTTGCTGGAAATGA